The Antarcticibacterium flavum genome contains the following window.
TCAAATTTGAACTCACGCTGCGGGAGAATATTGCTATGGGCGAGATTGGAGAAATAAATAACCAGGAGCGTATTGACCGGGCTTCAGAAAAAAGCCTTGCCAATGAAGTGATAAATTCGGTCCCCCGGGGATATGATCAGCAACTTGGAAAAAGATTTAAACAGGGGAAAGACCTTTCAGGAGGGCAGTGGCAAAAAATTGCTATCGCCAGGGCGTATATGAAGGATGCGGAGGTACTTATCCTGGACGAACCCACATCTGCACTAGATGCCCGGGCAGAGACTGAAGCTTTTGATCGATTTATTAAGCTTACAGAAGGAAAGACCGCCGTTATTATTTCCCACAGGTTTAGTACTGTTAGGATCGCAGACAGGATCATGGTACTAAAAAACGGAAGTGTCCTGGAAATTGGTACACATGAAGAGTTGATGCAAAACGATAAGCTGTATGCGGAATTATTCAGGCTGCAGGCCGCAGGATATCAATAGTATTTTGAATTTTAAAAAATGACAGCTCGAATTTTAATGTTAAATGATAATTTACGTAAGCTGAAAAAATAAAAATTTCGGGATAATTGTTTACTTTGTTCCTTTAAAATGTATGATTTATGAAAAAGAAAATGTTGATCCTTGTTCTCCTTATGGGAGCAATACTATTTACCGGCTGCCATAAGAACAGTGATGACGAATTGGATTTTATTCCGGGCGATGCTAATTACGATCTTACCCTTGAAAATGATACCGAGGAAGAGATCGAGATCTACCTGCAGGGGTTTACCAGTGAGGATTTCGAAAGGAAAGGCTTACTTGCCCCGGGAGAAGAGATGGTCATTCAGCTAACTGTAGAATATACCTATGTGGTAAGGGCAGTGAATGTTGGGGAATCGCAGGAGAATTATTTCTTTCAGGAATCCATTACCCGCTTAAGTCCTGCAGATCTTACTTTGATGATAAGGAACTAGGCAAGGGAAACCTTCAGCTTACAATTATAGCCTTATATGTGGGAGAAATAACTTTTTAATAAAGGTTGTTCTGCTCATTTGGAGTAAAAATAAGCCTGGTTTATAGAATCGAGGTGGCCCGGATACTGTTTTTTAGCAACAGGATCGATATTCACAGCGGGGCTATTTTGTTGTGAATAATTCGGGATAAATCCCGTATCTTATATTTTCAGTAGAAAAGAGGAATAAGTACTTTAGCCTCAATTAAATTCCGAAGAAATTGGCAGCCAAAAAAGCACAGCAGGTAACTCCCTTGATGAAGCAGTACAACGCGATAAAAGCGAAGTATCCAGATGCTTTGCTGCTCTTTAGGGTGGGAGATTTTTATGAGACCTTTGGTGACGATGCTGTACGCACCGCCAGGATCCTCAATATTGTCCAAACCAAACGGGGGAACGGAAGTGAAGGTGAAACTGCGCTTGCGGGTTTTCCTCATCACGCTCTTAATACCTATTTGCCAAAACTGGTTAAGGCAGGGCTTCGGGTTGCAATTTGTGACCAGCTGGAGGACCCAAAGATGACAAAGACCATTGTGAAGCGTGGTGTTACAGAGCTCGTAACCCCGGGGGTGTCTTTGAACGATGAGGTGCTTAACAGCAAATCCAATAATTTTCTTTGTGCCGTGCATTATGGTAAAAAGAGTTTGGGGGTGTCTTTCCTGGATGTCTCTACCGGCGAGTTTTTGACCGCCCAGGGGAATGCAGAGTATATTGATAAACTACTCCAAAACTTCAGCCCCAGTGAGGTGCTGGTGCAAAAGCATTACAGGAAGGAATTCACAAAGACCTTTGGAGATGCCTTTCACTGCTTTTACCTTGAAGACTGGGTATTTAAATATGACTATACATACGAATCCTTAAATGAGCATTTTAAAACCAGGACCCTTAAAGGTTTTGGTATTGATCATTTAACTGAAGGGATCATAGCCTCCGGGGCGGTGTTGCACTACCTCGGGGAAACTCAACACCACAAACTGCAGCATATCACTGCGCTTAACCGTATTGCTGAAGAGGAATACGTGTGGATGGACAGGTTCACCATAAGGAATCTTGAATTATATCATTCCACTGCGCAAAATGCCGTAACCCTGCTGGAAGTTATAGATCAAACTATCTCTCCCATGGGAGGTAGAATGCTAAAGCGCTGGCTGGCATTGCCGCTTAAAAATCCTGATAGGATTAAGAGCAGGCAGCAGGTGGTCGCCCATTTAATGGGGAGCCGCCATGAGCTCGATAAGATCCAGCAGCATATAAAACAAATAAGCGACCTGGAAAGGCTTATCTCCAAAGTAGCCACCGGGAAGATCTGCCCGCGCGAGGCGGTCCACCTCAAGAATTCCCTGGATGCCATAGTGCCGGTAAAAACCCTGGCGATGGAATGCGGGGAGGAGGCACTTAAGGTCCTTGGAGACCAGTTGCAGCATTGCGAGGTGTTAAGATCAAAGATAAAGGAAACATTAAATGAGGATGCCCCGGTGAATATCCTTAAGGGAGAATGTATTGCAAGAGGTTTTTATCCCGAGCTGGATGAATTGCGAAATATAGCCTTTTCAGGCAAGGATTATCTGGACGGGATGCTGGAGCGGGAGACAAAGGAAACCGGCATCACATCGCTTAAGATTGGCAGCAATAATGTGTATGGGTATTATATCGAGGTAAGGAACACTCATAAGGACAAGGTGCCCTCTACCTGGATAAGAAAGCAAACTTTGGTAAATGCTGAAAGATATATTACCGAGGAGCTTAAAGAATACGAATCAAAGATCCTGGGGGCAGAGGAGAAGATACAGCAGCTGGAGCAGGAGCTTTTCGGGAAACTGGTTTCTTGGCTGGGAGATTACATCCAGCCTGTGCAGCAAAATGCAAGGTTGATAGGTCAGCTAGATTGTCTTTGCTCTTTTGCTAAACATGCGATCCTGGAGAATTATATTCAGCCTGTTATAGAAGATTCAGGGGAGCTGGACATCAAGGAAGGCCGCCACCCGGTAATCGAAAAGCAATTGCCGCCGGGGGAGAGCTATATTGCCAATGATGTTTACCTGGACCGGGAAATGCAGCAAATAATTATGATCACGGGGCCAAACATGAGTGGTAAGTCGGCCATTTTAAGGCAAACCGCCCTTATCGTCCTGCTTGCCCAAATGGGCAGTTTTGTACCGGCGGCAAGCGCCAGGATTGGCCTGGTGGATAAGATCTTTACCCGGGTTGGTGCCAGTGATAATATCTCCATGGGCGAGTCTACGTTTATGGTGGAGATGAATGAGACTGCAAGTATTTTGAATAATATTTCAGATAAAAGCCTGGTGTTGCTGGACGAGATAGGCCGGGGTACCAGTACCTATGACGGTATTTCCATCGCCTGGGCTATTACAGAATATCTACACGAGCACCCTGCAAGGCCCAAAACATTGTTTGCCACCCATTATCATGAGCTCAACGAGATGGGAGA
Protein-coding sequences here:
- the mutS gene encoding DNA mismatch repair protein MutS, which gives rise to MAAKKAQQVTPLMKQYNAIKAKYPDALLLFRVGDFYETFGDDAVRTARILNIVQTKRGNGSEGETALAGFPHHALNTYLPKLVKAGLRVAICDQLEDPKMTKTIVKRGVTELVTPGVSLNDEVLNSKSNNFLCAVHYGKKSLGVSFLDVSTGEFLTAQGNAEYIDKLLQNFSPSEVLVQKHYRKEFTKTFGDAFHCFYLEDWVFKYDYTYESLNEHFKTRTLKGFGIDHLTEGIIASGAVLHYLGETQHHKLQHITALNRIAEEEYVWMDRFTIRNLELYHSTAQNAVTLLEVIDQTISPMGGRMLKRWLALPLKNPDRIKSRQQVVAHLMGSRHELDKIQQHIKQISDLERLISKVATGKICPREAVHLKNSLDAIVPVKTLAMECGEEALKVLGDQLQHCEVLRSKIKETLNEDAPVNILKGECIARGFYPELDELRNIAFSGKDYLDGMLERETKETGITSLKIGSNNVYGYYIEVRNTHKDKVPSTWIRKQTLVNAERYITEELKEYESKILGAEEKIQQLEQELFGKLVSWLGDYIQPVQQNARLIGQLDCLCSFAKHAILENYIQPVIEDSGELDIKEGRHPVIEKQLPPGESYIANDVYLDREMQQIIMITGPNMSGKSAILRQTALIVLLAQMGSFVPAASARIGLVDKIFTRVGASDNISMGESTFMVEMNETASILNNISDKSLVLLDEIGRGTSTYDGISIAWAITEYLHEHPARPKTLFATHYHELNEMGETFGRIKNYNVSVKELKDNVLFLRKLVPGGSAHSFGIHVAKMAGMPQQVLNRANKILKKLEKSHQMEDAGAVLKQSAENDLQLSFFNLDDPLLVELKEELLHIDIDTLTPVEALMKLNEIKRMLGSKQKKAKA